The Methanoplanus sp. FWC-SCC4 genome has a window encoding:
- a CDS encoding pentapeptide repeat-containing protein, giving the protein MRYEILMILFRWIVMTLKKKMSLFVFILTVVILLTASGCVNQSENVKSSSGVLFGDSCPAEPVVCPGCDYDDISDKNLKCANLSGAMLSGKYLISVSLNSANLEKANLNHAYLRFADLSNANLNGAYMEYVDFTGASLENAMLKNTRIIDGEFSNANLRGVIITDSYSPSVNFKFADLKYAVLKDSILLGSDFTGADLEGADLSNTNFALSYFINANLKGAKLKGADLNGTLLTGATWINGSVFQEDFLK; this is encoded by the coding sequence ATGAGGTATGAAATATTAATGATACTCTTTAGGTGGATTGTCATGACTCTTAAAAAAAAGATGTCTTTGTTTGTGTTTATATTAACTGTAGTAATTCTTTTAACGGCTTCAGGGTGTGTAAACCAGTCCGAAAATGTAAAATCATCATCAGGAGTATTGTTCGGTGACAGCTGTCCGGCAGAACCTGTTGTCTGTCCCGGCTGTGATTATGATGATATATCAGATAAAAATTTAAAATGTGCAAATCTATCCGGTGCAATGCTTTCAGGGAAATATCTTATCTCTGTCAGTCTGAATTCAGCAAACCTTGAAAAAGCCAACCTTAATCATGCCTATTTAAGATTTGCTGATTTAAGTAATGCAAATCTTAACGGGGCTTATATGGAATATGTTGATTTTACAGGTGCTTCACTTGAAAATGCTATGTTGAAAAATACGAGAATTATTGATGGGGAATTTTCAAATGCAAATCTGAGGGGGGTTATAATTACTGACTCTTACTCTCCTTCTGTGAATTTTAAATTTGCAGATTTAAAATATGCAGTTCTTAAGGATTCCATTCTTCTGGGATCGGATTTTACCGGTGCTGATCTTGAAGGTGCTGATCTTTCCAATACAAATTTTGCACTTTCGTATTTCATTAATGCCAATTTAAAAGGTGCAAAATTGAAAGGAGCTGATCTGAATGGTACTCTGTTGACAGGGGCAACATGGATTAACGGAAGTGTTTTTCAGGAGGATTTTCTAAAATAA
- a CDS encoding MFS transporter yields the protein MSFRFDTKWGVLIVTCLAVFIMVIDTTIMNVSISALVEDLNTDLTAIQFTIAIYALIMASFMLFGSKMQDVIGRKKTFMLGVAFYGAGTFLASMSWNIKILLIGWSILEGLGAAFMLPATASFLTGTYEGKDRLFAFGLWGGVGAAGAAFGPIVGGFLTTFYSWRWAFRLELLVVITIIIFSYLLIEIKPKMNFKDIDIFGTTLSFAGLSLIIIGILSIKNFNMWNIIPVLIGFGMILLGGFYLWQKKLKEENRYPLVDIDLFKNRTFSIGNIVGMIQNIVIAGVLFIIPVFLQSVTGINAFLTGVALLPLSLSILFFSISASKLTSITSPKNLIMAGFLIALIGTVLLRDVFSLKTVIEDLIFGSIVFGIGVGIILSQLTNLTLSSASKEQESDASGILNTTRQLGTSIGTALIGIVLFTALFTGLISGIGSFDISGDMTSEEIAEELQEWAYKMQETSGKNDISSSPEIEKIPDELKKDVEFIVDNAISKAMKSSFDAIAIILSLGFFASLFIPQKKRVKR from the coding sequence ATGTCTTTTCGATTTGATACAAAATGGGGGGTTTTAATTGTTACATGTCTGGCTGTTTTTATAATGGTTATAGACACCACAATAATGAATGTGTCAATCTCTGCACTGGTAGAGGATTTGAATACAGACCTTACTGCCATTCAGTTTACAATAGCGATTTATGCATTGATTATGGCTTCATTTATGCTATTTGGAAGTAAAATGCAGGATGTCATCGGAAGGAAGAAAACCTTCATGCTTGGTGTTGCATTTTATGGGGCAGGCACTTTTCTTGCATCAATGAGCTGGAATATAAAAATTCTTTTAATCGGATGGTCAATTTTAGAAGGTCTTGGTGCTGCATTTATGCTGCCTGCAACAGCCTCTTTTTTAACCGGAACATATGAAGGAAAGGACAGACTCTTTGCTTTTGGCTTATGGGGGGGTGTAGGTGCTGCAGGTGCTGCATTCGGACCAATAGTTGGAGGATTTTTAACCACATTTTACAGCTGGCGCTGGGCATTTCGGCTTGAACTTTTGGTTGTAATTACAATTATCATATTTTCATATCTGTTAATTGAAATAAAACCGAAAATGAACTTTAAGGATATAGATATATTTGGAACAACACTCTCATTTGCAGGACTTTCACTCATTATAATCGGTATTCTTTCAATAAAAAATTTCAATATGTGGAATATCATTCCGGTTTTAATAGGATTTGGTATGATTTTACTTGGCGGATTTTATTTATGGCAGAAAAAATTGAAAGAAGAAAACAGATATCCGCTTGTTGATATTGATCTGTTTAAAAACCGTACATTTAGTATAGGAAATATTGTCGGTATGATCCAAAATATTGTCATAGCCGGAGTTTTATTTATTATACCCGTATTTCTTCAATCAGTAACAGGAATAAATGCATTTTTAACCGGTGTTGCTTTGCTGCCATTATCCCTTTCAATTCTGTTTTTTTCAATATCAGCGAGCAAACTAACATCCATTACTTCACCAAAAAATCTTATAATGGCAGGTTTTTTGATAGCTCTCATAGGAACAGTTCTTTTAAGGGATGTCTTTAGTTTAAAGACTGTGATTGAAGATCTAATTTTTGGCTCCATAGTTTTCGGAATCGGAGTTGGTATTATCCTCTCACAACTTACGAATCTTACACTTTCTTCTGCCTCAAAAGAACAGGAAAGTGATGCATCAGGGATACTTAATACAACAAGACAACTTGGAACATCAATTGGAACTGCACTTATAGGAATTGTTCTATTCACTGCACTTTTTACCGGTCTTATATCAGGGATAGGATCTTTTGATATTTCTGGAGATATGACATCTGAAGAAATTGCAGAAGAACTTCAGGAATGGGCATATAAAATGCAGGAAACATCAGGTAAAAATGACATTTCATCTTCTCCGGAAATTGAAAAAATCCCTGATGAATTAAAAAAAGATGTTGAATTTATTGTTGACAACGCAATATCAAAGGCAATGAAATCGAGTTTTGATGCCATAGCAATCATATTATCATTAGGTTTTTTTGCAAGTTTATTCATCCCGCAAAAAAAGAGAGTTAAACGGTAA
- a CDS encoding Coenzyme F420 hydrogenase/dehydrogenase, beta subunit C-terminal domain, whose amino-acid sequence MVAKGDLIYASASDSGILEKGECGGAVTAILKSALETGLVDAVLAVKKGYDVYDARPVFITNPEEIAETAGSLHCGTLLTPKMIKKFLNGARDMKIAVTLKGCDAKAMYELAKRQQLNLDNIYMVGLNCGGSVAPMTGRKMLTEVFEIDPDTVVKEEIDKGQFIVETADGQHKGISIDELEEAGYGRRANCQRCKTKVPRQCDIACGNWGVIGDKAGNTTFVEVCSDKGVDLVAKAESNGALKTEAANPKGVEIRAKIEGSMLKLADKLRAKQFAEMGTGKERLNFIMDETSRCIKCYQCIENCPICYCVECSTKKGHLVTPGQVPPPFMFHLIRYSHIADSCINCGQCQELCAMDIPNALYMHAIQIEMQDMFGYEPGVNMDLPLLALVEEPTERKRLSDTGSDQIFDIFQEE is encoded by the coding sequence ATGGTAGCTAAAGGAGATTTAATATATGCTTCAGCCAGTGATTCCGGTATCCTTGAGAAAGGAGAATGCGGTGGAGCAGTTACAGCCATCTTGAAGAGTGCTCTTGAAACAGGACTTGTAGATGCAGTTTTGGCAGTTAAAAAGGGATACGATGTCTACGATGCACGTCCTGTATTTATTACAAACCCTGAAGAAATAGCTGAAACTGCAGGTTCACTTCACTGTGGTACACTTCTTACACCAAAGATGATCAAGAAATTCCTCAATGGTGCAAGAGATATGAAGATTGCAGTCACCCTTAAGGGATGTGACGCAAAGGCAATGTACGAACTTGCAAAGAGACAGCAGCTTAACCTTGACAACATTTACATGGTCGGTCTGAACTGTGGTGGATCAGTTGCACCAATGACCGGCAGAAAGATGCTCACTGAAGTGTTTGAGATTGATCCTGACACAGTTGTCAAAGAGGAAATTGACAAGGGTCAGTTCATTGTCGAGACCGCAGACGGACAGCACAAGGGTATTTCCATTGATGAGCTTGAAGAAGCAGGATATGGACGCCGTGCAAACTGTCAGCGCTGCAAGACAAAGGTTCCACGCCAGTGCGATATTGCATGTGGTAACTGGGGAGTTATCGGAGACAAAGCAGGCAATACAACATTTGTTGAAGTCTGCTCTGACAAAGGTGTAGACCTCGTTGCAAAAGCAGAATCAAACGGTGCTCTTAAGACAGAGGCAGCCAACCCGAAGGGTGTTGAGATTCGCGCAAAGATCGAAGGCTCAATGCTTAAACTTGCAGACAAGCTTCGTGCAAAACAGTTCGCCGAAATGGGAACCGGAAAAGAGCGCCTGAATTTCATCATGGATGAAACATCACGCTGTATCAAGTGTTACCAGTGTATTGAGAACTGTCCAATCTGCTACTGTGTAGAGTGTTCCACAAAGAAAGGACACCTTGTAACACCAGGACAGGTTCCGCCACCATTCATGTTCCACCTGATTCGCTATTCACACATTGCTGATTCATGTATCAACTGTGGTCAGTGTCAGGAACTCTGTGCAATGGATATTCCAAATGCACTTTACATGCATGCAATTCAGATTGAAATGCAGGACATGTTCGGCTATGAACCTGGTGTTAACATGGATCTCCCATTACTTGCACTTGTCGAAGAACCGACAGAGCGCAAGCGTCTTAGTGACACAGGCTCAGATCAGATCTTTGATATCTTCCAGGAAGAGTAA
- the fdhF gene encoding formate dehydrogenase subunit alpha — MDLKFVQTTCPYCGTGCTFNLAVKDGKVVGSAPYQRSPVNLGKTCPKGTYAYEFVNSEDRLTTPLIKKGDEFVEATWDEAYALIAEKFKGYKPSEIACLSSARTSNEDNYAMMKLARGVFKTTHIDHCARLCHSSTVAGLAAVFGSGAMTNSIPDIEESKCVFIIGSNTFEQHPLIGRRVAMAKKKGAKVIYADPRYTPTARQADIYMQFKSGSDVAILNCMMHEIIKNGWEDKEFIANRTTGFEELKAVVMKDDYSPENVEKISGIPAAQLREAAEMYAKAGSGALLYSMGITQHTVGVDNVKSTANLQMVTGYLGRPGCGVNALRGQNNVQGACDMGALPVVFTGYQKVIDPAAHKKFADAWGFPDGICEPANGYEVTTLINVLADKPGEIKGLYIMGENPMLSDPNLNHAKHALENVEFMVVQDIFLTETAELADVVLPATCYAEKDGTQTSTERRVQKWRKAQDPPGQSKLDWKILAEVAAAMGYADQFTWETSEDVFNEMASLTPSYHGMTYERLDKPEALHWPCPEVDHPGTPILHTQKFGTPDGLGILTPLEWKAPAEVPDEEYPFVLTTGRCIWHWHTGTMTRHSETLDHEVPTGWIEINTEDAEKLGIADKEIIRAITRRGEVEVPAKVTDDIMKGVMFMPFHFKECAANMLTNDALDPVSKIPEYKACAVKVEKIQEA, encoded by the coding sequence ATGGACTTAAAATTCGTTCAGACAACCTGTCCATATTGTGGAACAGGATGTACCTTCAACCTCGCTGTCAAAGACGGCAAAGTTGTAGGGTCGGCACCATATCAGAGATCCCCTGTTAACTTAGGTAAGACATGCCCGAAAGGAACATATGCTTACGAATTTGTAAACAGCGAGGATCGCTTGACAACCCCTCTTATCAAGAAAGGGGATGAATTTGTAGAAGCAACATGGGATGAGGCGTATGCACTCATTGCAGAGAAATTCAAGGGATATAAGCCCTCTGAGATTGCATGTCTTTCATCTGCACGTACTTCAAATGAAGACAACTATGCAATGATGAAACTTGCACGTGGTGTCTTTAAGACAACACACATTGATCACTGTGCACGTCTCTGCCACTCTTCAACAGTTGCAGGTCTTGCTGCTGTGTTCGGTTCAGGTGCAATGACAAATTCAATTCCTGATATTGAAGAGTCAAAGTGCGTCTTCATCATTGGAAGTAACACCTTTGAACAGCACCCGCTTATCGGACGCCGTGTTGCAATGGCAAAGAAGAAGGGCGCCAAGGTTATCTATGCAGATCCAAGGTACACACCAACTGCACGTCAGGCAGACATTTACATGCAGTTTAAGTCTGGTTCAGATGTAGCAATTCTCAACTGTATGATGCACGAGATCATCAAGAACGGTTGGGAAGACAAAGAGTTCATTGCTAACAGAACAACAGGCTTTGAAGAACTCAAAGCAGTTGTAATGAAAGATGACTACTCACCTGAGAATGTAGAAAAGATTTCAGGCATTCCTGCAGCACAGCTCAGAGAAGCAGCAGAGATGTATGCAAAAGCAGGATCTGGAGCACTTCTTTACTCAATGGGTATCACACAGCACACTGTCGGTGTTGACAATGTAAAGTCAACTGCAAACCTCCAGATGGTTACAGGTTACCTTGGAAGGCCAGGCTGTGGTGTAAACGCACTTCGTGGACAGAACAATGTTCAGGGTGCCTGTGATATGGGAGCACTCCCTGTTGTCTTTACAGGATACCAGAAAGTAATCGACCCTGCAGCACACAAGAAATTCGCAGATGCATGGGGATTCCCTGACGGTATCTGTGAGCCTGCAAACGGATACGAAGTTACAACACTTATCAATGTTCTTGCTGACAAACCTGGTGAAATTAAGGGATTATACATCATGGGTGAAAACCCGATGCTCTCAGATCCAAATCTTAACCATGCAAAGCATGCACTTGAGAATGTCGAGTTCATGGTTGTTCAGGATATCTTCCTTACAGAAACAGCAGAACTTGCTGACGTAGTACTTCCTGCAACATGTTATGCAGAAAAGGACGGAACACAGACATCCACAGAACGCCGTGTCCAGAAATGGAGAAAGGCACAGGACCCGCCAGGACAGTCAAAACTTGACTGGAAGATTCTTGCAGAAGTTGCAGCAGCAATGGGCTATGCAGACCAGTTTACATGGGAAACATCAGAAGATGTATTCAATGAAATGGCATCACTCACACCATCATACCACGGTATGACCTATGAGCGTCTTGATAAGCCGGAAGCACTTCACTGGCCATGCCCTGAAGTAGACCACCCCGGAACACCGATCCTTCACACACAGAAGTTTGGAACCCCGGACGGACTTGGAATTCTGACACCTCTTGAATGGAAGGCTCCTGCAGAAGTTCCTGATGAAGAATATCCATTTGTACTCACAACAGGCCGCTGTATCTGGCACTGGCACACAGGAACAATGACAAGACACTCAGAAACACTTGATCATGAAGTTCCAACAGGCTGGATTGAGATAAACACTGAAGATGCAGAAAAACTTGGCATTGCAGACAAGGAAATCATCCGTGCAATAACACGCCGTGGCGAAGTTGAAGTGCCTGCAAAGGTCACAGACGACATCATGAAGGGCGTTATGTTCATGCCATTCCACTTTAAAGAGTGTGCAGCAAATATGCTTACAAACGATGCACTTGATCCAGTTTCAAAGATTCCGGAGTACAAGGCATGTGCTGTAAAGGTTGAGAAAATACAGGAGGCCTGA
- a CDS encoding nucleotide-binding protein — translation MKIKNRNVRISIINIFVVGMLALFLISYFVSTGDLSFFLLGIVLLVLMLLIPLMLNYMSQDQYAGLIPIYESEAKDTRIKNINSSMIGNIVRIEGVVERVLFKSLNRPQYLVADKSGEISVKMFTTPIEDADKDDVVEVYGQIIKRYIFVGDPVINAVIIRKLDRKSDQKK, via the coding sequence ATGAAGATTAAAAACAGAAATGTAAGAATTTCGATAATAAATATATTTGTTGTCGGAATGCTTGCATTATTCCTGATTTCCTACTTTGTATCAACCGGAGATCTTTCGTTTTTCCTGTTGGGAATAGTGTTATTGGTTCTTATGCTTTTGATTCCTCTAATGCTGAATTATATGAGCCAGGATCAGTATGCAGGTTTAATTCCTATATACGAAAGTGAAGCAAAGGATACACGAATAAAGAACATCAACTCTTCAATGATTGGCAATATTGTAAGAATTGAGGGTGTTGTGGAAAGAGTTCTCTTTAAGTCGCTCAACAGGCCACAGTATCTTGTAGCTGATAAATCGGGTGAAATATCTGTAAAGATGTTTACAACGCCGATTGAAGATGCAGATAAGGATGATGTGGTGGAAGTCTACGGGCAGATAATAAAGAGATATATATTTGTGGGAGATCCCGTTATAAATGCTGTAATAATCAGGAAACTGGATCGGAAATCCGATCAAAAAAAGTAA
- a CDS encoding formate/nitrite transporter family protein, which yields MVFHPPATIIAKVGTAGKGKCALPAWNMLLRGFMAGAYIAMGAALATVCSTGVSTFLGAGLGKFVLGAVFPVGLIIIVMTGAELFTGDAMFAPMAAFIHKTSWASVLNLWVWVYIGNLIGSLVFAYFVAFGPYTSWSATGTATVTAFGLTAVKIAAGKTSYIGLAATWSCFLKAICCNWLVNLAILLGICADDAVGKIFGIWFPIMAFVATGFEHCVANMFFIPAGILTAPFLSADQIAAVGPKLANLGWVSMWTNNIIVVTIGNIVGGMIFVGVLYYYSFKKDIEASQ from the coding sequence ATGGTATTTCATCCACCTGCAACAATAATTGCAAAAGTTGGAACTGCTGGTAAGGGCAAATGTGCACTTCCGGCATGGAACATGCTCCTCAGAGGATTTATGGCAGGAGCATATATTGCAATGGGTGCAGCACTTGCAACAGTCTGTTCAACAGGCGTATCAACTTTCCTTGGAGCTGGTCTGGGTAAGTTTGTTCTTGGTGCAGTGTTCCCTGTTGGACTTATTATCATCGTAATGACCGGTGCAGAACTGTTCACCGGAGACGCAATGTTTGCTCCAATGGCAGCATTCATTCATAAAACAAGCTGGGCATCTGTCCTTAACCTCTGGGTTTGGGTATATATAGGAAACCTCATTGGTTCACTTGTATTTGCATACTTCGTTGCATTTGGTCCATACACATCATGGTCTGCAACCGGTACAGCAACAGTAACTGCATTCGGTCTGACAGCAGTCAAGATCGCAGCAGGAAAGACCAGTTATATCGGACTCGCAGCAACATGGTCATGTTTCCTCAAGGCTATCTGTTGTAACTGGCTCGTTAACCTTGCAATTCTTCTCGGAATTTGTGCAGATGACGCAGTTGGTAAGATCTTTGGTATCTGGTTCCCAATCATGGCTTTCGTTGCCACAGGATTTGAGCACTGTGTTGCAAACATGTTCTTTATCCCTGCAGGTATTCTGACCGCTCCATTCCTTTCAGCAGATCAGATTGCAGCAGTAGGACCTAAGCTTGCAAACCTTGGCTGGGTATCAATGTGGACAAACAACATCATCGTTGTCACAATTGGTAACATCGTTGGTGGAATGATCTTTGTTGGTGTGCTTTACTACTATTCCTTCAAGAAGGATATTGAAGCATCCCAGTAA
- a CDS encoding Coenzyme F420 hydrogenase/dehydrogenase, beta subunit C-terminal domain has protein sequence MVAKGDMLLAWAKDPEDLKRGECGGAVTSLLKYALESGMVDAVLAVKKGVDLYDARPVLITEPEKISECAGSLHCGTLLIPKIIKKYLNGANDMKIAVTMKGCDAKALYELAKRQQINLDNIISIGLNCGGSVSPVDARVMIEEKFGLNPDDIVKEEIDKGQFIVITKDGEHRGIKIDELEEEGYGRRLNCQRCKTKVPRQCDLACGNWGVIGDKAGKATFVEVCSDKGALLVEKATGNTIEAETAKGPGLEIRKKVENAMLKLGDRCRKEQFEKLGDGQDRLKYIMNQTSRCIKCYQCIDNCPICYCVECSTKKPYLVESGDVTPPFMFHLIRYSHVADSCVNCGQCQELCAMDIPNALYMHALQLEMENMFGYVPGVNMDLPLLSLVEEPNERRRLSDTGDDQIFDIFQ, from the coding sequence ATGGTTGCAAAAGGCGATATGCTGCTGGCATGGGCAAAAGACCCGGAAGATCTGAAGAGAGGAGAATGTGGCGGTGCGGTTACATCACTTTTAAAATATGCACTTGAAAGCGGTATGGTTGATGCAGTACTTGCAGTCAAAAAAGGTGTTGATCTCTATGATGCCCGGCCTGTTTTAATTACAGAACCTGAAAAAATTTCTGAATGTGCAGGTTCACTTCACTGCGGTACACTTCTCATTCCAAAAATCATCAAAAAATATCTCAACGGTGCAAACGATATGAAAATCGCAGTCACAATGAAAGGCTGTGATGCAAAGGCACTCTATGAGCTTGCAAAAAGACAGCAGATCAATCTTGATAATATCATTTCTATTGGATTAAATTGCGGGGGTTCAGTAAGTCCTGTTGATGCAAGGGTTATGATTGAGGAGAAATTTGGACTTAATCCTGATGATATTGTAAAAGAGGAGATTGACAAAGGTCAGTTCATTGTTATAACAAAAGACGGAGAACACAGGGGAATCAAGATAGACGAACTTGAAGAAGAGGGATACGGGCGTCGTCTTAACTGTCAGCGCTGTAAAACAAAGGTTCCGCGTCAGTGTGATCTTGCATGTGGAAACTGGGGCGTAATCGGTGACAAGGCCGGAAAAGCAACATTTGTGGAAGTTTGTTCTGATAAAGGAGCTCTGCTTGTTGAAAAAGCAACCGGAAATACAATTGAGGCAGAAACAGCAAAAGGTCCTGGTCTTGAAATACGTAAGAAAGTTGAAAATGCGATGCTTAAACTGGGAGACAGATGTCGTAAAGAGCAGTTTGAAAAACTTGGTGATGGGCAGGATCGTCTTAAATATATTATGAATCAGACATCCCGCTGTATCAAATGTTATCAGTGTATTGATAATTGTCCAATATGTTATTGTGTTGAGTGCTCAACCAAAAAGCCGTACCTTGTGGAATCCGGAGATGTAACGCCGCCATTCATGTTCCATCTAATCCGTTATTCCCATGTTGCAGATTCCTGCGTGAATTGTGGTCAGTGTCAGGAACTTTGCGCCATGGATATTCCAAATGCCTTATATATGCACGCTCTTCAGCTTGAGATGGAAAATATGTTCGGATATGTGCCGGGAGTCAATATGGACCTGCCTCTCCTGTCACTTGTTGAGGAACCAAACGAACGAAGACGCCTCTCAGACACCGGTGATGATCAGATCTTTGATATATTTCAATAA
- a CDS encoding molybdopterin oxidoreductase family protein yields MELKYVTTVCPFCATGCSFNLVVRDGRVVGAAPFQRSVVCDGKTCQKGHFAYELVNSEGRLKTPLVKRDGELVEATWEEALGIIADRCRDFSGNDIAVISSANATNEDIFVLGRLAKEVFKTENFTSMAAFGVNASAGSIAGIAKADCIVAVGNIAESHPLIARRIGNAIDKGAKVIAIDSYESPMAVMATEFVKSAPGAEIEAISDAAKFVEGENIVVLYPVGMSSSEAAVAKAASKLAEEKGGVFCALPAQSNGRGAIDLGAAEKSFSEVIDSDSIKAYYVMGEDLGPIDAGFVVVQDSFMTGTAKTADVVLPAAVFAEVDGTFTNAERRIQLLRKAQEPSENVKANWQIVCEVALKLGQDFGYETSQAIFGEICPGITYEEISKDGYQTPAGESVIADESAPALVSATEEYPYVLVTGPTAWHGFGGVGTLSENCQSLLREVPGMFVKINTEDAKELDLLKGASVRVITEIGEIKAPVKITDEVEKGIIFVPTMCIGNECICMLTGKKRARAAKIEREV; encoded by the coding sequence ATGGAATTGAAATATGTAACAACAGTATGTCCTTTCTGCGCGACAGGATGTTCTTTCAACCTTGTTGTCAGGGATGGCAGGGTTGTAGGGGCAGCACCTTTTCAGCGTTCAGTTGTCTGTGACGGCAAGACATGTCAGAAAGGTCATTTTGCATATGAACTTGTAAACAGCGAAGGCAGGCTGAAAACTCCTCTTGTAAAAAGGGACGGAGAGCTTGTCGAAGCTACCTGGGAAGAGGCTCTTGGTATCATAGCAGACAGGTGCAGGGATTTTTCAGGAAATGATATTGCAGTGATTTCTTCGGCAAATGCAACTAATGAAGACATATTCGTTCTCGGCAGACTTGCAAAGGAAGTTTTTAAAACAGAAAATTTTACAAGCATGGCAGCATTTGGGGTAAATGCATCCGCCGGAAGCATTGCAGGCATTGCAAAGGCAGACTGCATAGTTGCGGTGGGTAATATTGCTGAATCACATCCGTTAATCGCACGAAGGATTGGGAATGCGATTGACAAAGGAGCAAAAGTTATCGCAATTGACTCATATGAAAGCCCCATGGCAGTAATGGCAACTGAGTTTGTCAAATCTGCACCTGGTGCTGAAATTGAGGCAATAAGTGACGCTGCAAAGTTTGTTGAAGGGGAAAATATTGTGGTGCTTTATCCGGTCGGAATGTCTTCATCGGAGGCAGCAGTTGCAAAAGCCGCATCAAAACTTGCAGAGGAGAAAGGGGGCGTTTTCTGTGCACTGCCCGCACAGTCTAACGGACGTGGTGCAATTGATCTTGGTGCTGCTGAAAAAAGTTTTTCAGAAGTAATTGACAGCGATTCAATAAAGGCATATTATGTGATGGGAGAAGATCTGGGCCCTATTGATGCAGGATTTGTTGTAGTTCAGGATTCGTTCATGACAGGCACTGCAAAAACAGCTGATGTTGTATTGCCTGCGGCAGTATTTGCTGAAGTTGATGGCACTTTCACCAATGCAGAGCGCCGTATTCAGCTTTTAAGAAAAGCTCAGGAGCCATCTGAAAACGTAAAGGCAAACTGGCAGATTGTCTGTGAAGTCGCATTAAAACTTGGTCAGGATTTTGGATATGAAACTTCTCAGGCAATCTTTGGTGAAATATGCCCGGGAATTACTTATGAAGAGATTTCAAAGGACGGTTATCAGACTCCTGCAGGAGAATCTGTTATTGCTGATGAATCTGCACCGGCTTTGGTTTCTGCAACAGAAGAATATCCATATGTTCTTGTAACCGGGCCTACAGCATGGCATGGCTTTGGAGGTGTTGGTACACTTTCTGAAAATTGTCAATCCCTGTTGCGTGAAGTTCCGGGAATGTTTGTTAAAATAAACACTGAGGATGCAAAAGAGCTTGATTTATTGAAAGGAGCATCTGTGAGGGTAATTACGGAAATTGGTGAGATAAAAGCACCTGTGAAAATTACAGATGAAGTTGAAAAAGGAATAATTTTCGTTCCGACAATGTGCATCGGTAACGAGTGTATCTGTATGCTTACAGGGAAAAAAAGGGCAAGAGCTGCAAAAATAGAGAGGGAGGTCTAG